Genomic window (Streptococcus suis S735):
AGAGAAGATGTCCTTGATAAGAAGCCCTATATTGACGCGGAACGGGCTGTTTTAGCAACAAAAGCCTATCAAGAACATAGAGAGAAGCCCAATGTATTAAAAAGGGCCTATATGCTCAAGGAAATATTGGAGAACATGACGCTTTATATTGAAGAAGAAAGTCTGATTGCAGGTAACCAAGCTTCTTCAAATAAAGATGCTCCCATCTTCCCAGAATATACCTTGGAGTTTGTATTGAATGAATTGGATTTATTCGAAAAACGGGATGGGGATGTCTTCTATATTACCGAGGAAACTAAAGAGCAGTTGCGCAGCATCGCTCCATTCTGGGAAAAGAATAATCTTCGTTCACGTGCAGGTGTCTTGCTTCCAGAAGAAGTTCAAGTTTATATGGAAACTGGCTTCTTTGGTATGGAAGGTAAGATGAACTCTGGCGATGCCCACTTGGCTGTCAATTACCAAAAGGTATTGGAACAAGGTTTGCGTGGTTTTGAGGAGCGAGTTCGTGTAGCAAAGGCTAATCTCGATTTGACGGATCCTGCAAGTATTGATAAATATCATTTCTATGACTCAATCTTTATCATCATTGATGCGGTGAAAGCATACGCAGATCGTTTTGTCGCCTTGGCTACTGAATTGGCAGAGAAAGCACCAACAGCTCAACGCCGTCAAGAACTACTGGAGATTGCACGGATTTGTGCGAAGGTGCCGTATGAACCTGCTGAAACATTTGCAGAGGCAGTGCAATCGGTCTGGTTTATCCAGTGTATCTTGCAAATCGAGTCCAATGGACATTCTCTATCCTATGGACGTTTCGACCAATACATGTATCCGTATGTGAAAGCTGATTTAGAAGCAGGACGTGAAACGGAAGACAGCATCGTCGAACGCTTAACTAACTTGTGGATTAAGACCATTACTATCAACAAGGTTCGTAGTCAATCACATACCTTCTCATCTGCTGGTAGTCCACTATACCAAAATGTAACCATTGGTGGACAAACACGTGATAAGAAGGATGCTGTCAATCCACTTTCTTACTTAGTATTGAAATCTGTTGCCCAAACACACCTGCCACAGCCAAACTTGACTGTTCGCTATCATGCAGGCCTAGATGCTCGCTTCATGAATGAATGTATTGAAGTCATGAAACTTGGTTTTGGTATGCCTGCCTTTAACAACGATGAAATTATCATTCCCTCCTTTATCGAGAAAGGTGTCTTGGAAGAAGATGCCTATGACTACAGTGCGATTGGCTGTGTAGAAACGGCTGTTCCTGGTAAATGGGGATACCGTTGTACAGGTATGAGCTATATGAACTTCCCGAAAGTTTTATTGATTACCATGAATGATGGTATCGATCCTGCATCAGGCAAACGGTTTGCACCAGCCTTTGGTCACTTCAAAGATATGAAATCCTTTGAAGTGCTTGAAACGGCATGGGAAAAGACACTTCGTCATCTAACACGGATGAGTGTCATCGTTGAAAATGCAATTGACATTGCTTTAGAAAGAGAAGTACCAGACATTCTCTGCTCAGCTCTGACAGATGACTGTATCGGTCGTGGTAAGCACCTGAAAGAAGGTGGAGCGATTTACGATTACATTTCTGGTCTGCAGGTTGGCATTGCCAATTTATCTGATTCTCTAGCAGCAATCAAAAAATTAGTCTTTGAAGAAGGACGATTGACTCCAGAAGAATTATGGCATGCTTTGGAAACAGACTATGCTGGGGAGCGTGGTAAAGAAATCCAGGAAATGTTGATTGAAGATGCACCAAAATATGGTAACGATGATGATTATGCAGACCAATTGGTAACAGCAGCATATGATATTTATATCAATGAGATTGCCAAATATCCAAACACTCGCTTTGGTCGTGGTCCGATTGGTGGTATCCGCTATTCAGGTACATCATCCATTTCAGCCAACGTTGGACAGGGGCGTGGTACTTTGGCAACTCCAGACGGTCGCAATGCAGGAACACCGTTGGCAGAAGGTTGTTCTCCATCACATAATATGGATAAAAATGGACCGACATCCGTTTTGAAATCAGTTGCCAAATTACCAACACATGAAATTGTTGGAGGCGTTCTGCTCAATCAGAAGGTCAATCCACAAACACTTGCCAAAGAAGAAGACAAACAAAAATTAATTGCCCTCTTGCGGACATTCTTTAACCGCTTGCATGGCTATCATATTCAGTACAATGTTGTCTCTCGAGAAACCTTGATTGATGCACAACTACATCCTGAAAAACACCGTGATTTGATTGTCCGTGTAGCAGGTTATTCAGCATTCTTCAATGTATTGTCGAGAGCAACACAAGACGACATCATTGGTCGTACAGAACATACATTGTAAAAGAGGTTATTATTATGGAATTCATGCTGGACACCTTAAATATAGAGGAAATACGAAAATGGGCTGAGGTTTTACCCCTTGCGGGGGTGACCTCAAACCCAACGATTGCGAGGAAAGAAGGTGACATTGACTTTTTTGAACGTTTGCACCTTATCCGTGACATCATCGGTCCAAATGCTTCACTACATGTGCAAGTTGTGGCAAAGGATTATGAAGGGATTTTGGCAGACGCTAAAAAAATTCGTGAATTGGCACCGGAAAATATCTATATTAAGGTTCCGGTAACGCCTGCTGGTTTGGCTGCTATGAAAACATTGAAAGCGCAAGGTTATCAGATTACAGCAACAGCGATTTATACCGTTTTTCAGGGCTTGTTAGCTATTGAAGCGGGTGCAGATTACTTAGCGCCGTACTACAATCGCATGGCCAATCTGAATATTGATTCGAATGCGGTCATCGCTCAGTTATCAGAAGCGATTGATAGGGAGTGTTCGGAAAGTAAAATTTTAGCAGCATCATTCAAAAATGTGGATCAAGTGAACCAAGCATTTGCAAATGGGGCGCAGGCTATTACGGCAGGTGCAGATATATTTGAAGCAGCCTTTTCTATGCCATCCATTGAAAAGGCGGTAAATGATTTTGCAGATGATTGGTCTGCCATTCATGGAAGGTATACTATCTAAACATTTCTATATTATAAAATAGGGGGGCACTATGAAACAATTCTCAGGTCTTTCACGCACTATCCAAGGAAATCATCTTTTAGACACTTGTGCGATTGACATTTTGAAAATAGGTCATCGTCCCCTTGTTTTATGTGCAAAACAGGAGTATAATACAACTGTAGAAAGTTTTGTGAAAGTTTTAACTTGTCATGGACTTATTGTTAAAATAGCCTATATGGAGGAGTGGGACCAGAACTCGGTTGAAGAATATGGGGAAGTTGGTTTCCGACATCGTGCAGACCATATTATTGGCATTGGTAATAGTTCTGTGGCAGCTTGTACAAAGGCTGTTGCAGATTTACTAGACTTGCCAGCTGTTCTTATACCGACTTCACAGTTTACCACTCTACCTTGGGTATCGGTGGAAAATAAGAAAAGAGAGCGACCATTGTTTAATGAGTCCATCCAGCTAATTATAGCGGATAGGGAGCAATTATTGACACAACCTACCTCGGAGTTGATAAATGGAGTGGTCAATACTCTTCTTTATCTAGCAGCCATAAAAGAAGTACAAAGAAATCATCTATTCAGCTTGATAGATGATATTCTTATCAGAGATTTTGAAAGCGTTTTATTAAGAAGTAGTCTTCAAGCTATAGAGAATTTTGAAGCTCGGATATTATCAAAAGAAGTACAAGATGTCTTAGAAGTTCTTTCTACTTGTGTAACATTAGACCTGCCTAGTGATGCTTGGGACGTGATTCAACAAATAGAATCAAAGCTCAGCGAAAGAAGAGAGGATTTGGTGGATGAGCCATTGAAACGAAATGTTGTCCTCTACTTGCTTCTGACCTATTTGACACAGGAATCAGAAGAATTTCAAGCCAGACTGAAGTGGAGTCAACAGTTGCTTTTGTCTGCCAACTCTAGCAATCTATTGTCGCTGGAGGCAGTTTTCAAGGAAATTGCACTAGAGATGGGAGAAGATGGCTCGACACGTTGTTAGTAGGCATCGCTGTACAATGGCAATATTTAAAATGCAGGCTCATACCTCTTACTTTCGGCAATGCTCACTGTCGTTTATTACTCAA
Coding sequences:
- a CDS encoding fructose-6-phosphate aldolase, with translation MEFMLDTLNIEEIRKWAEVLPLAGVTSNPTIARKEGDIDFFERLHLIRDIIGPNASLHVQVVAKDYEGILADAKKIRELAPENIYIKVPVTPAGLAAMKTLKAQGYQITATAIYTVFQGLLAIEAGADYLAPYYNRMANLNIDSNAVIAQLSEAIDRECSESKILAASFKNVDQVNQAFANGAQAITAGADIFEAAFSMPSIEKAVNDFADDWSAIHGRYTI
- a CDS encoding glycyl radical protein, encoding MKTVTEVAGTSIKTEYFGSLTDRMNKYREDVLDKKPYIDAERAVLATKAYQEHREKPNVLKRAYMLKEILENMTLYIEEESLIAGNQASSNKDAPIFPEYTLEFVLNELDLFEKRDGDVFYITEETKEQLRSIAPFWEKNNLRSRAGVLLPEEVQVYMETGFFGMEGKMNSGDAHLAVNYQKVLEQGLRGFEERVRVAKANLDLTDPASIDKYHFYDSIFIIIDAVKAYADRFVALATELAEKAPTAQRRQELLEIARICAKVPYEPAETFAEAVQSVWFIQCILQIESNGHSLSYGRFDQYMYPYVKADLEAGRETEDSIVERLTNLWIKTITINKVRSQSHTFSSAGSPLYQNVTIGGQTRDKKDAVNPLSYLVLKSVAQTHLPQPNLTVRYHAGLDARFMNECIEVMKLGFGMPAFNNDEIIIPSFIEKGVLEEDAYDYSAIGCVETAVPGKWGYRCTGMSYMNFPKVLLITMNDGIDPASGKRFAPAFGHFKDMKSFEVLETAWEKTLRHLTRMSVIVENAIDIALEREVPDILCSALTDDCIGRGKHLKEGGAIYDYISGLQVGIANLSDSLAAIKKLVFEEGRLTPEELWHALETDYAGERGKEIQEMLIEDAPKYGNDDDYADQLVTAAYDIYINEIAKYPNTRFGRGPIGGIRYSGTSSISANVGQGRGTLATPDGRNAGTPLAEGCSPSHNMDKNGPTSVLKSVAKLPTHEIVGGVLLNQKVNPQTLAKEEDKQKLIALLRTFFNRLHGYHIQYNVVSRETLIDAQLHPEKHRDLIVRVAGYSAFFNVLSRATQDDIIGRTEHTL
- a CDS encoding iron-containing alcohol dehydrogenase codes for the protein MKQFSGLSRTIQGNHLLDTCAIDILKIGHRPLVLCAKQEYNTTVESFVKVLTCHGLIVKIAYMEEWDQNSVEEYGEVGFRHRADHIIGIGNSSVAACTKAVADLLDLPAVLIPTSQFTTLPWVSVENKKRERPLFNESIQLIIADREQLLTQPTSELINGVVNTLLYLAAIKEVQRNHLFSLIDDILIRDFESVLLRSSLQAIENFEARILSKEVQDVLEVLSTCVTLDLPSDAWDVIQQIESKLSERREDLVDEPLKRNVVLYLLLTYLTQESEEFQARLKWSQQLLLSANSSNLLSLEAVFKEIALEMGEDGSTRC